A genome region from Bombilactobacillus bombi includes the following:
- the brxC gene encoding BREX system P-loop protein BrxC yields MIIKDIFKKSIDRDIKGVVKVGQIQDDIKKQELEEYVVTKELQQHFASFFDAYQKSIDGNTDNMGVWIDGFFGSGKSHFLKILSYLLGNEQVAGKSALDYFKEDNKIVDSFVLGQMEQAAQIPTDVILFNIDSKADANAGKDHNAILNVFVSVFNEMRGYSTKSPYIADLEEDLEKKDLYQQFQSKFAELSGMDWSIGVNHYSFQIATIKQALVEINYMNEENAQGYINLLSTPYEITIEEFAQKVNQYIQEQGNNHHVVFLADEVGQFIGDDVNRMLNLQTIVEELGAQTHGKAWVIVTSQQAIDQVTDNINGQDFSKIQGRFKTRISMSSANVDEVIKKRILQKNDNSTQRLEELYTDNRHSINNKIDFDSGIKRPKYDSPESFAVNYPFVPYQFNLLQDVLNAIRLHGSDGKHLSEGERSMLATFQEAAQAYENQEVGALVPFSLFFEGLAQFLDHNHTLTINRAQEDNIINPNHEQNPFAVQILKTLFMVKYVDGFDATPYNLTTLLLDSIDSDRQDLEIKIKQALRDLESQNYILKNLNAYEFLTDAEQDVNNEIKNEEVSDSEVSKILGASYLFVDQIITSKFTYPKLKGRYIFGFNRNIDDIPIGASNRELTIQVYSPLSIQYNQQEAELRRISLSPEEPKIVIDLPDDNEYLRYIHRAEQISKFLRKNNAGNTDERRQQIIIGKSQERSQLLDSVKSLIANALEDSNIYVNGEKLDHNKDFANTLAQAQQMLIDDTYRQLSYITAAKSERDILHLFDAQEMVQDNDNEQAIKTVLSKITEMVGIQGKVSLRSVISKFEKIPYHYTAEDIEWILAKCFAAGDLRVEMNGEKLTLSKAQADKQVAVVYFTKKQYLDKLTFQPKKEIPLKQIKAAKEFAADILDKRFVVSSKDDPEKIINSLTPEINNKIVELNSYLNQKQMPGDQYLQTGVNLLTKLQQAIAQDIFYEQIPGMLEQLYDWKDDMEDHGITDFYHNENSQDIWKKVQRDLDKYELIKIGVNDDSELQAVVEEEKKLSNQDNLRDNLPKLNLLHKNFIEQFSKMADEKLKDFQQFCFAQQQNLEAQVREATLDSDVKSKLEEKIAFEINQKQKEVEDKSYKDLNIIVWGSEAIRNISKKLHQEIQVKVQEYELTPTSGPNGTGSNNNESKGVSTLTTVSLTQVLGNKKIKITNEADIDNLINNLKNKLITELKNNDQLNITP; encoded by the coding sequence ATGATAATTAAAGATATATTCAAAAAATCCATTGATCGAGATATTAAAGGTGTTGTTAAAGTTGGTCAAATTCAAGATGATATCAAAAAACAAGAGTTAGAAGAATATGTTGTAACCAAAGAATTACAACAACATTTTGCTAGTTTTTTTGATGCTTATCAAAAAAGTATTGATGGTAATACAGACAATATGGGCGTATGGATTGATGGATTCTTCGGTTCTGGTAAATCGCACTTTTTGAAAATTTTATCTTATCTTTTAGGTAATGAACAAGTTGCTGGAAAATCAGCTTTAGATTACTTTAAAGAAGACAACAAAATAGTTGATTCTTTTGTCTTGGGACAAATGGAACAAGCAGCACAAATACCCACAGATGTGATCTTATTTAATATTGATTCTAAAGCAGATGCTAATGCTGGCAAAGATCATAACGCTATTTTAAATGTTTTTGTTAGTGTTTTTAATGAGATGCGTGGTTATTCGACAAAGAGTCCATATATTGCAGATTTAGAAGAAGACTTAGAGAAAAAGGACTTATATCAACAATTTCAAAGTAAGTTTGCAGAATTATCTGGTATGGATTGGTCAATAGGTGTTAATCATTATAGCTTTCAAATTGCAACAATTAAACAAGCATTAGTGGAAATTAACTATATGAATGAAGAAAATGCTCAAGGATACATAAACTTGTTAAGTACACCTTATGAAATTACCATTGAAGAATTTGCTCAAAAAGTTAATCAATATATTCAAGAGCAAGGTAATAATCACCATGTTGTCTTTTTGGCTGATGAAGTTGGACAATTCATTGGTGATGATGTTAATCGGATGTTGAACTTACAAACGATTGTTGAAGAATTAGGTGCCCAAACGCATGGTAAAGCTTGGGTTATTGTGACTTCCCAACAAGCAATTGATCAAGTTACTGATAACATTAATGGTCAAGATTTTTCGAAAATTCAAGGGCGCTTTAAAACGCGGATTTCTATGAGTTCAGCTAATGTTGATGAAGTTATTAAAAAAAGAATTCTGCAAAAAAATGATAATAGTACTCAACGCTTAGAAGAGCTTTATACTGATAATCGTCATAGCATTAATAATAAAATTGACTTTGATTCTGGTATCAAACGCCCTAAATATGATTCACCAGAAAGTTTCGCAGTGAATTATCCTTTTGTGCCTTATCAATTTAATTTATTACAAGATGTTTTAAATGCTATTCGTTTACATGGATCAGATGGAAAGCATTTGTCAGAAGGGGAGCGTTCCATGCTGGCAACATTCCAAGAAGCTGCTCAAGCCTATGAAAATCAGGAAGTTGGAGCTTTGGTTCCGTTTAGTTTATTTTTTGAAGGTTTGGCACAATTTTTAGACCATAATCATACTTTAACAATTAACCGTGCTCAAGAAGATAATATTATTAATCCTAATCATGAGCAAAATCCCTTTGCAGTTCAGATTTTAAAAACACTTTTCATGGTGAAGTATGTGGATGGCTTTGACGCAACACCTTATAATCTGACAACATTATTGCTCGATTCAATCGATTCTGATCGTCAAGATTTAGAAATCAAAATTAAGCAAGCTTTAAGAGATTTAGAAAGTCAAAATTATATTCTGAAAAATTTAAATGCCTATGAATTTTTAACAGATGCTGAACAAGATGTTAATAATGAAATTAAAAATGAAGAAGTGAGCGATTCAGAAGTTTCTAAAATATTGGGAGCAAGTTATTTGTTTGTTGACCAAATTATTACTAGCAAATTTACTTATCCTAAATTAAAAGGACGATATATCTTTGGCTTTAATCGAAATATCGATGATATTCCCATTGGTGCTAGCAACCGGGAACTAACAATTCAAGTATATTCACCTTTAAGTATTCAATACAATCAACAGGAAGCAGAATTACGTCGGATTTCACTTTCACCTGAAGAACCTAAAATTGTTATTGACTTACCTGATGATAATGAATACTTGCGTTATATACATCGAGCTGAACAAATTAGTAAATTTTTGCGAAAAAATAATGCTGGAAATACTGATGAACGAAGACAACAAATTATTATTGGAAAATCTCAAGAACGTAGTCAATTATTAGACTCAGTCAAGAGCTTAATAGCTAATGCTTTGGAAGATAGCAATATCTATGTAAACGGGGAGAAATTAGACCATAATAAGGATTTTGCCAATACCTTAGCACAAGCTCAGCAAATGTTAATTGATGATACTTATCGCCAATTGTCTTATATTACTGCTGCTAAAAGTGAAAGAGATATCTTACATCTATTTGATGCACAAGAAATGGTTCAAGATAATGACAATGAACAAGCAATCAAAACTGTTTTATCAAAAATTACAGAAATGGTCGGAATTCAGGGGAAAGTTTCTTTAAGAAGTGTTATTAGTAAATTTGAAAAAATTCCTTATCATTATACTGCTGAAGATATTGAGTGGATTTTGGCTAAATGTTTTGCAGCAGGTGACCTGCGAGTAGAAATGAATGGTGAGAAATTAACCTTATCGAAGGCACAAGCAGATAAGCAAGTTGCCGTGGTATATTTTACGAAGAAGCAATATCTAGATAAATTAACATTCCAACCAAAAAAAGAAATTCCCCTTAAGCAAATTAAGGCTGCAAAAGAATTCGCGGCTGATATTTTAGATAAAAGGTTTGTTGTAAGCAGTAAAGATGATCCAGAAAAAATTATAAATAGCTTAACTCCAGAGATTAATAATAAAATTGTTGAATTAAATAGTTATCTTAATCAAAAACAAATGCCGGGTGATCAGTATTTACAGACTGGAGTTAATTTGTTGACTAAGCTGCAACAGGCAATTGCACAGGATATTTTTTATGAGCAAATTCCAGGGATGTTGGAGCAATTGTATGATTGGAAGGATGATATGGAAGACCATGGTATTACAGACTTCTATCATAATGAAAACAGTCAAGACATTTGGAAAAAAGTTCAGCGAGATTTAGATAAGTATGAATTAATAAAAATTGGAGTTAACGATGATAGTGAGTTACAAGCAGTTGTGGAAGAAGAAAAGAAGTTATCTAACCAAGATAATTTAAGAGATAATTTACCCAAACTTAATTTATTACACAAAAACTTTATTGAACAATTTAGTAAAATGGCAGATGAAAAGCTCAAAGATTTTCAGCAATTTTGTTTTGCACAACAACAAAACTTAGAAGCACAAGTACGAGAAGCTACTTTGGATTCTGATGTAAAAAGTAAATTAGAAGAAAAAATTGCTTTTGAAATAAATCAAAAACAAAAAGAGGTAGAAGATAAATCCTATAAAGATTTGAACATAATTGTGTGGGGAAGTGAAGCAATTAGAAATATTAGTAAAAAACTGCACCAAGAGATTCAAGTCAAAGTGCAAGAGTACGAACTAACTCCTACTTCAGGTCCAAACGGTACAGGCTCTAACAATAATGAGAGTAAGGGAGTATCTACTTTAACTACAGTCTCACTAACACAAGTATTAGGTAATAAAAAAATAAAAATCACTAATGAAGCAGATATTGATAATTTAATAAATAATTTAAAAAATAAGTTAATAACTGAATTAAAAAATAATGACCAATTAAATATTACACCTTAA
- a CDS encoding helix-turn-helix domain-containing protein has product MNDHELIINRLYKLLSERNLTINRLATLSGVSQSTIASLINRPTGVPKADTLRQLCSGLGISVVEFFDFSPYNEVEK; this is encoded by the coding sequence ATGAATGATCATGAATTAATAATTAATCGTCTATATAAATTGTTAAGTGAAAGAAATTTGACAATTAATCGTTTAGCCACTTTATCAGGAGTCAGTCAATCAACAATTGCTTCATTAATTAATCGACCTACCGGTGTACCCAAAGCTGATACTCTACGCCAACTTTGTTCTGGATTAGGAATTTCAGTTGTCGAATTCTTTGATTTTTCACCATATAATGAGGTTGAGAAATGA
- a CDS encoding DUF1819 family protein → MKYYNAGIVSQSLWYEEFNLYLNYLNQGKTYSEVKNLSDQKNIFQASSTNRAQRMSRALTNRIIAIPQEVREIYFQLDVTNQKLVDFLGIMLTNRLLREFMYEVYRDELILGDRKLEDAEIQAFLTRKQEENAQVASWQEATIHHLKSTIKSLLRETGLVKKNQRKNSDDVTPIMLDIFLIQSLKAAHLDYELSTLEGS, encoded by the coding sequence ATGAAATATTACAATGCTGGTATTGTTTCTCAAAGTTTATGGTATGAAGAATTTAATCTGTATCTTAATTATTTAAACCAAGGCAAAACTTACTCAGAAGTCAAAAATTTGAGTGATCAAAAAAATATTTTTCAAGCTAGCTCTACAAACCGTGCACAAAGAATGTCACGGGCTTTAACTAATAGAATTATTGCTATTCCACAAGAAGTTCGAGAGATTTATTTTCAACTAGATGTCACTAATCAAAAATTAGTTGATTTCTTAGGAATTATGCTAACTAATCGATTATTACGAGAATTTATGTATGAAGTATATCGAGATGAATTAATTCTAGGTGATCGTAAATTAGAAGATGCTGAAATTCAAGCTTTTTTAACGCGTAAACAAGAAGAAAATGCTCAAGTAGCTTCTTGGCAAGAGGCAACTATCCATCATCTGAAATCTACTATTAAATCTCTTTTGAGAGAAACAGGATTAGTAAAGAAGAATCAACGAAAGAATTCTGATGACGTGACGCCGATAATGCTAGATATCTTCTTAATTCAGTCATTAAAAGCAGCACATTTGGACTATGAATTAAGTACATTGGAGGGATCTTAA
- a CDS encoding tyrosine-type recombinase/integrase, whose amino-acid sequence MVSYQKRGKVWQYEISYKDTDGKYKKFRKSGFKLKSDAVLAASEVQIKQPMFSRYNTANQTLAIYFDNWIMLYKQNYVSNITYMKYQNTSKHIRQYFGNIKLKDLNKDIYQERINLFSQTHAKRTVSCFHKHIRAALLDALDEGIINKDPTRKAVVTGKNYLAAQKFLNYADWKKLINELDCNKTGELMIYLAALTGMRYGEIAGLTPNHINYEDSTIKVDRTWDYKYRTGFKKTKNKSSRRKIPIDNHTLNLLDIYINANHIKEDELIFEHNGQIYYSAQINNILTNKLKELHLPRITFHGLRHTHASILLYQGVSILSVSKRLGHSNTTTTQSTYLHIIKELENKDNDQILSILNNSF is encoded by the coding sequence ATGGTAAGTTATCAAAAAAGAGGAAAGGTTTGGCAGTATGAAATATCATACAAAGATACTGATGGAAAATACAAAAAATTTCGTAAATCAGGTTTCAAATTAAAGTCAGACGCTGTTTTAGCAGCATCTGAAGTACAAATCAAGCAACCAATGTTTTCTAGATATAATACCGCTAATCAAACTCTAGCTATCTATTTTGACAATTGGATTATGTTATATAAACAAAATTATGTATCAAATATCACTTATATGAAATATCAAAATACATCCAAACATATCCGCCAATATTTTGGTAATATCAAGCTTAAAGATTTAAACAAAGATATTTATCAAGAGCGAATCAATCTTTTTTCTCAAACCCATGCTAAAAGGACAGTTTCATGTTTTCATAAGCATATTAGGGCTGCTTTATTAGACGCTTTAGATGAAGGAATCATTAATAAGGACCCTACCCGTAAAGCAGTAGTTACCGGAAAAAACTATCTTGCTGCTCAAAAATTTTTAAATTATGCTGACTGGAAAAAATTAATAAATGAATTAGATTGTAATAAAACCGGAGAATTAATGATTTATTTAGCTGCTTTAACTGGCATGCGTTATGGAGAAATTGCTGGCTTAACGCCTAATCATATCAATTATGAAGATAGTACTATTAAAGTGGATCGAACCTGGGATTATAAATATCGAACCGGTTTTAAAAAAACTAAGAACAAATCTTCTCGGCGAAAAATCCCCATTGATAATCACACACTGAATTTATTAGATATCTATATTAATGCTAATCATATCAAAGAAGATGAACTAATTTTTGAACACAATGGTCAAATTTACTATAGCGCACAAATTAATAATATTTTGACAAATAAATTGAAAGAGTTGCATCTGCCGCGCATTACTTTCCATGGTTTGCGACACACGCACGCTTCGATTTTACTTTATCAAGGTGTTAGTATTTTATCAGTGTCTAAACGCCTTGGGCATAGCAATACTACTACTACCCAATCCACTTATTTGCACATTATCAAAGAATTAGAAAATAAAGATAATGATCAAATACTATCAATTTTAAACAATTCATTTTAA
- the pglX gene encoding BREX-1 system adenine-specific DNA-methyltransferase PglX, protein MDKNCIRKFAVQARRDLIEQITNQANLLGIDKDGAAEELPSSTSEIKFYKDEHSAGITGQQIQWRQNLVHRLEERSKSTDWETAFTDTIEEVSYTWFNRIIALRFMEVNDYLPSRIRVLSSEEGRNEPDIVFYAEDHELQSELNIVENSDLELIRRAKASERGNDLDAMYQMLFFKQVDELNKILPGLFERTSDYMKLLFTPRYNTGVIKNLIDQIPEVYFDVRQKGQVEIIGWLYQFYNEEPKAEVISLPKSHKYRKNQIARATQIFTPDWIVKYMVQNSLGKYWIHHLISNGDVRSEKQIAQNYGWQYYMEDAKQNDDSTALTSKVDKSIKNISVKDIKVIDPAMGSGHILVYSFDLLIQIYESEGYSSNDSVKNILNKNLYGLEIDTRAYQLAYFALVMKAREYSRKAFKNIESINLFTVSKISEDFQSYNDVLSLYLKSDQYEELNKLRQIFNHNNSLGSLLNVDKINVKLIKNIIDSLEKTQNGQLSYEIQHLITIIKNYYSLVKILQMKFHIIIANPPYMGSARMNKDLLLFSKKFFPNSKSDLYSMFIEKWNMQMLPGGYNAMVTMQSWMFLSSFEKMRISLLDNYTISNLMHMENNVMGIAFGTAVTIFRNMINPYFVGTYHQIKTQDISDDNIPQKLPIIGNRYNRSNQTNFQKITGSPIAYWASDNLIHDFEVGTTMRFIAESKVGLQTGDNNKFIRQWFEVKLYNVSFDSHSIEESINSHKKWFPYNKGGAYRKWYGNYDYVVNWENNGYEIRNFKDENGKTRSRPQNTEYYFREAITWSLITSGKLSLRYRQSGSIHDVSGMSAFSNTKENLLIVMSILNSKVGDYILKLINPTINLQVGDLKRFPILKPSNSIEKVINKLVIKTKLDWDSFETSWDFQHHPFLNHIAEHKQNWSLEESYHQWKQEALDRFNQLKSNEEELNKIFIDLYGLQEELTPEEDDKDVSVRKADQLRDVKSFLSYFIGCVFGRYSLDVEGLAYAGGEWDSAKYHSFTPNTDNILVLTDADYFGDNRDIIYRLKEFLKTIFGDDNLYKNLDFIASTLEPKKFDKGVEATDIIRQYFLNDFFKKDHLKIYQKRPIYWELNSGRAQAFKALIYLHRYNPDTMAMVRSSYLHELQQAYENTLKMRQEQLKMETDKKQIKLFNKEISKLKKQIAEIIKYDQELQHVANQRIELDLDDGVLVNHKKVQAETKILTPIK, encoded by the coding sequence ATGGATAAAAATTGTATAAGAAAATTTGCTGTGCAAGCACGACGTGACTTAATTGAACAAATAACTAATCAAGCTAATTTATTAGGAATTGACAAAGATGGAGCTGCGGAAGAATTGCCAAGTTCCACTTCAGAAATAAAATTTTATAAAGATGAACATAGTGCAGGCATTACTGGACAGCAAATTCAATGGCGACAAAACTTAGTTCATCGTTTGGAGGAACGTTCTAAAAGTACTGATTGGGAAACAGCTTTTACAGATACAATTGAAGAAGTATCTTATACTTGGTTTAACCGTATTATTGCTTTGCGTTTTATGGAAGTTAATGATTATTTGCCTAGTCGAATTCGGGTACTATCTAGTGAAGAAGGCCGTAATGAACCTGATATTGTTTTTTATGCTGAAGATCATGAACTGCAATCTGAGTTAAACATTGTAGAAAATAGTGATTTAGAATTAATTAGAAGAGCTAAAGCTAGTGAACGTGGTAATGATTTGGATGCAATGTATCAGATGCTGTTTTTTAAGCAAGTAGATGAATTGAATAAAATCCTTCCAGGTCTCTTTGAACGTACTTCTGATTACATGAAATTATTGTTCACACCCAGATATAATACAGGTGTTATTAAGAATCTTATCGACCAAATTCCCGAAGTTTATTTTGATGTCCGCCAAAAAGGCCAAGTAGAAATTATTGGTTGGCTATATCAGTTTTATAATGAAGAACCTAAAGCTGAGGTAATAAGTTTACCTAAATCGCATAAGTACCGTAAAAATCAAATTGCACGTGCCACACAAATCTTTACTCCTGATTGGATTGTAAAATACATGGTACAAAATTCATTAGGAAAATATTGGATACATCATTTAATTTCTAATGGAGATGTTAGGAGTGAAAAACAAATTGCACAAAATTATGGTTGGCAATATTATATGGAAGACGCAAAACAAAATGATGATTCTACTGCGTTAACAAGCAAAGTAGATAAATCTATTAAAAATATTTCTGTTAAAGATATAAAAGTAATAGATCCTGCAATGGGTTCAGGCCACATTTTGGTTTATTCATTTGATTTACTTATTCAAATATATGAATCTGAAGGATACTCTAGCAATGATTCTGTTAAGAATATTCTTAATAAAAATCTTTATGGATTAGAAATTGATACAAGAGCATATCAATTAGCTTATTTTGCTCTCGTAATGAAGGCACGTGAATATTCAAGAAAAGCCTTTAAAAACATTGAAAGTATTAATTTATTTACAGTTTCAAAGATATCTGAAGATTTTCAATCATACAATGATGTTCTTAGTTTATATTTAAAATCTGACCAATACGAAGAATTAAATAAGCTAAGACAGATATTTAATCATAATAATTCATTAGGTTCATTGCTTAATGTAGATAAAATCAATGTAAAGTTAATCAAAAACATTATTGATAGTCTTGAAAAGACTCAAAATGGACAACTATCATATGAAATACAACATTTAATCACTATAATTAAAAACTATTATTCACTTGTTAAGATACTACAAATGAAATTTCATATTATAATTGCTAACCCGCCTTATATGGGTTCAGCTCGAATGAATAAAGATCTATTATTGTTTTCTAAGAAATTTTTTCCTAATTCTAAATCTGATCTTTATTCAATGTTCATTGAGAAATGGAATATGCAAATGCTACCTGGAGGATATAACGCCATGGTAACAATGCAGTCTTGGATGTTTTTGTCTAGCTTTGAAAAAATGCGTATTTCTCTTTTAGATAACTATACAATTTCTAATTTGATGCATATGGAAAACAACGTTATGGGAATAGCTTTTGGCACTGCAGTAACAATTTTTAGAAATATGATTAATCCCTATTTTGTTGGCACATATCACCAAATTAAAACACAAGATATATCAGATGATAATATTCCACAAAAATTACCAATTATTGGTAATCGATATAATCGTTCAAATCAAACAAATTTTCAAAAAATCACTGGGAGTCCGATAGCTTATTGGGCCAGTGATAATCTGATTCATGATTTTGAAGTTGGAACAACAATGAGGTTTATTGCTGAATCCAAGGTTGGATTACAAACTGGTGATAATAATAAATTTATTAGACAGTGGTTTGAAGTGAAACTTTACAATGTTAGTTTTGACTCACATAGCATAGAAGAATCTATAAATTCTCATAAAAAATGGTTTCCTTATAACAAAGGTGGTGCTTATCGTAAATGGTATGGAAACTATGATTATGTAGTAAATTGGGAGAATAATGGTTATGAAATTAGAAACTTTAAAGATGAAAATGGTAAAACTAGATCGAGACCTCAAAATACAGAATATTACTTTCGTGAAGCAATAACTTGGTCATTAATAACAAGTGGTAAATTGAGCTTACGTTATAGACAATCAGGTAGTATACACGATGTATCAGGTATGTCTGCTTTTTCAAATACAAAAGAAAATCTTCTAATTGTTATGAGTATATTAAATTCTAAAGTTGGCGATTATATTTTAAAACTTATTAATCCTACTATAAATTTACAAGTGGGTGATTTAAAGCGATTTCCAATTTTAAAACCTTCTAATTCAATAGAAAAAGTTATTAATAAGCTTGTTATAAAAACGAAACTAGACTGGGATTCTTTTGAAACTTCCTGGGATTTCCAACATCATCCTTTTTTAAATCATATCGCTGAACATAAACAAAATTGGTCATTAGAGGAATCGTATCATCAGTGGAAACAAGAAGCTTTAGATCGTTTCAATCAATTGAAATCTAATGAAGAAGAACTAAATAAGATTTTTATTGATTTATATGGTTTACAAGAAGAGTTAACTCCTGAAGAAGATGATAAAGATGTTTCAGTTCGCAAGGCTGATCAATTACGGGACGTTAAATCATTTTTATCTTACTTTATAGGTTGTGTCTTTGGTCGCTATTCACTTGATGTTGAGGGATTAGCTTATGCTGGTGGTGAATGGGATAGTGCTAAATATCACTCTTTTACTCCCAATACGGATAATATACTGGTTTTAACAGATGCAGATTATTTTGGTGATAATCGTGACATTATTTATCGTTTGAAAGAATTTTTAAAAACCATTTTTGGCGATGATAATTTATACAAAAATTTAGATTTTATTGCATCTACTTTAGAACCTAAAAAATTTGATAAAGGTGTTGAAGCAACCGATATTATTCGACAATATTTCTTGAATGATTTTTTCAAAAAGGATCATCTTAAAATTTATCAAAAACGCCCAATTTATTGGGAATTAAATAGTGGACGTGCACAAGCTTTTAAGGCTTTGATTTATTTGCATCGTTATAATCCAGATACAATGGCGATGGTTCGTTCGAGTTACTTGCACGAGTTACAACAGGCTTACGAGAATACGTTGAAAATGCGTCAAGAACAGTTAAAAATGGAAACTGATAAAAAACAAATCAAACTATTTAACAAGGAAATTTCTAAATTAAAAAAGCAAATTGCTGAAATTATTAAATACGATCAAGAGTTACAACATGTGGCTAATCAAAGAATTGAACTTGATTTAGATGATGGTGTACTCGTTAATCATAAAAAAGTACAAGCAGAAACTAAGATTTTGACGCCAATCAAATAA
- a CDS encoding helix-turn-helix transcriptional regulator, with protein MLLILLRSVSYAQLINQRLIDYLQKRDLTINRIATLSNLSQSTVNNLFDDSIKSPTISTVRAICYGLNISVTEFFDFPLYNEIQK; from the coding sequence ATCTTACTAATTTTACTTAGGAGTGTATCTTATGCACAACTAATTAATCAACGGCTAATTGATTATCTTCAAAAAAGAGATTTGACTATCAATCGAATAGCAACTTTATCAAATTTATCGCAATCTACTGTTAATAATCTTTTTGATGATTCCATCAAAAGTCCAACAATTTCGACTGTTAGAGCTATCTGTTATGGTCTAAATATATCCGTTACGGAATTTTTTGATTTTCCACTATATAATGAAATTCAAAAATAG
- a CDS encoding DUF1788 domain-containing protein: MEKRETLEEKFQRLEKKISQASFQNNAGLSNEVGYYIFAYNPHEEMQVRERINYLQANPIGNLNIQVFNIFDIVLDYINQFHYQKPLMQMELAHGLTEVIVQINNILEMDEDNNIIVQYINNHLADSKSVIFLTGIGQIYPILRAHKILNTMTQIIDEYPVVMFYPGSYDGLSLKAFGKVEDSNYYRAFSI, from the coding sequence GTGGAAAAAAGAGAAACTTTAGAAGAAAAATTTCAACGTTTAGAAAAAAAAATTTCTCAAGCCAGTTTTCAAAATAATGCTGGCTTATCTAATGAAGTAGGCTATTATATTTTTGCCTATAATCCACATGAAGAAATGCAAGTCCGCGAAAGAATAAATTATTTACAAGCCAATCCTATTGGCAATCTTAACATTCAAGTTTTTAATATTTTTGATATTGTGCTTGATTATATCAATCAATTTCATTATCAAAAACCATTGATGCAGATGGAATTAGCACACGGGTTGACAGAAGTAATAGTGCAAATTAATAATATTTTGGAAATGGATGAAGATAATAATATTATTGTGCAATATATTAACAATCACTTAGCTGATAGTAAATCTGTTATCTTTTTGACGGGCATTGGTCAAATTTATCCAATTTTGAGAGCTCATAAAATTTTGAATACTATGACTCAAATTATTGATGAATATCCAGTAGTTATGTTTTATCCTGGCAGTTATGATGGATTGAGTCTTAAGGCTTTTGGGAAAGTTGAAGATAGTAATTATTATCGAGCATTTAGTATTTAA